The Candidatus Methylomirabilota bacterium genome window below encodes:
- a CDS encoding YggS family pyridoxal phosphate-dependent enzyme: protein MDEIRINLERVRERIARAAERAGRRPDDVLLVGVSKTVDVGRIRQAVAAGLPALGENRVQEAQAKIAALGRPVPWHLIGHLQTNKVRAALELFDVIQSLDRLELARECDRRARARGRPVAVLIQVNVAGEASKGGFAPHDVGAAIDAIGALEHLELRGLMAIPPPVERAEEARGWFRTLAQLGKRHGLGELSMGMSADFEVAVEEGATMVRVGTAIFGARPPREERSTP, encoded by the coding sequence ATGGACGAGATTCGCATCAACCTCGAGCGCGTGCGCGAACGGATCGCCCGTGCCGCCGAGCGCGCGGGCCGTCGCCCCGACGACGTGTTGCTGGTCGGCGTCAGCAAGACCGTCGACGTCGGGCGGATCCGGCAGGCCGTGGCCGCCGGCCTGCCGGCGCTCGGCGAGAATCGCGTGCAGGAAGCGCAGGCCAAGATCGCGGCGCTGGGTCGACCGGTGCCCTGGCATCTGATCGGGCACCTGCAAACCAACAAGGTGCGCGCCGCCCTCGAGCTCTTCGACGTGATCCAGTCCCTCGACCGGCTGGAGCTGGCTCGCGAGTGCGATCGTCGCGCCCGCGCGCGCGGACGGCCGGTCGCGGTGCTGATCCAGGTCAACGTGGCCGGCGAGGCCTCCAAGGGGGGCTTCGCTCCGCACGACGTGGGTGCCGCCATCGACGCCATCGGGGCGCTCGAGCACCTGGAGCTGCGCGGGCTCATGGCGATCCCCCCACCGGTGGAGCGCGCCGAGGAGGCTCGGGGCTGGTTCCGGACGCTGGCCCAGCTCGGCAAGCGACACGGCCTCGGCGAGCTCTCGATGGGCATGAGCGCCGATTTCGAGGTGGCCGTCGAGGAAGGCGCCACCATGGTGCGGGTGGGCACGGCCATCTTCGGGGCGCGGCCGCCTCGCGAGGAACGTTCCACCCCATGA
- the murB gene encoding UDP-N-acetylmuramate dehydrogenase produces MLGEIRGEVRFKEPLSFHTSLRIGGPADIFIVPQDVDDIRHALAFADREQLPVVVVGGGNNLLVRDRGVRGVVLKLEGCLGRAEFHGEEAVAGAGAGLSALIREAAALNLGGIECLAGIPATIGGALAMNAGTPDGAIGDFVSAAYFLYPDGTLGEYKPNAGGFGYRALHVPPGAVLIGCRLRLTRRALPDIQKEIKQRLKVKKATQPLALASAGCVWKNPPGEQAGRLIERVGLRGKRINGAEISTKHSNFIVNRGGATSADVHSLMELTRERVHSHFGLTLETEIRLIGE; encoded by the coding sequence ATGCTAGGAGAGATCCGTGGGGAAGTGCGGTTCAAAGAGCCGCTGAGCTTCCACACCTCGCTGCGCATCGGCGGCCCGGCGGACATCTTCATCGTGCCCCAGGACGTCGATGACATCCGTCACGCGCTGGCCTTCGCCGACCGGGAGCAATTACCGGTGGTGGTGGTCGGCGGGGGGAACAACCTGCTGGTGCGTGACCGCGGCGTGCGGGGCGTGGTGCTCAAGCTGGAAGGCTGTCTGGGCCGCGCCGAGTTCCACGGCGAGGAGGCCGTGGCCGGCGCCGGAGCCGGCCTCTCGGCGCTGATTCGCGAGGCGGCCGCGCTGAACCTGGGCGGGATCGAATGCCTGGCCGGCATTCCCGCCACCATCGGCGGCGCCCTGGCCATGAATGCCGGCACGCCCGACGGCGCCATCGGCGACTTCGTGTCGGCCGCCTACTTCCTGTACCCCGACGGCACCCTCGGCGAATACAAGCCGAATGCGGGCGGCTTCGGCTATCGCGCCCTGCACGTTCCTCCGGGGGCGGTGCTCATCGGCTGTCGGCTACGGCTGACGCGTCGGGCCTTGCCCGACATCCAGAAAGAGATCAAGCAGCGGCTGAAGGTCAAGAAAGCCACGCAACCGCTGGCGCTGGCCTCGGCGGGTTGCGTGTGGAAGAACCCGCCCGGTGAGCAGGCCGGGCGCCTGATCGAGCGCGTCGGTTTGCGAGGCAAGCGGATCAACGGCGCCGAGATCTCGACCAAGCACTCGAATTTCATCGTCAACCGCGGGGGCGCGACGTCGGCGGACGTCCACAGTCTCATGGAGCTGACCCGCGAGCGCGTGCACAGTCACTTCGGCCTCACGCTCGAGACCGAGATCCGCCTCATCGGTGAGTAA
- the proC gene encoding pyrroline-5-carboxylate reductase: MSVKGQKVGFVGSGNMGEALIRGLVAANVVPAEAVWASDVRGERLAELGAKYGIRQASDNSELVRQVDVVILAVKPQIMAAVLREIAPALTRRKLVISLAAGVSTARIRSALGREVRLIRVMPNTPALVLEGATAIARADGLEPDDLDTASEIFSAVGRVVVLEEELMDAVTGLSGSGPAYVALVLESLADGGVKMGLDRITAMTLATQTVLGAAKLILETGMHPGALKDMVSSPGGTSIAGIAALEEGGIRTTFIKAVERATQRSRELGQGAA; this comes from the coding sequence ATGAGCGTGAAGGGCCAGAAAGTCGGGTTCGTGGGTTCCGGCAACATGGGGGAGGCTCTCATCCGGGGGCTGGTGGCCGCCAACGTCGTGCCGGCCGAGGCGGTGTGGGCCAGCGACGTGCGCGGGGAGCGTCTGGCCGAGCTGGGCGCGAAGTACGGCATTCGGCAGGCCAGCGACAACAGCGAGCTGGTGCGGCAGGTCGACGTCGTGATCCTGGCCGTCAAGCCCCAGATCATGGCCGCGGTGCTTCGCGAGATCGCCCCGGCGCTCACCCGACGGAAGCTCGTCATCTCGCTGGCCGCCGGCGTGTCGACGGCCCGGATCCGATCGGCGCTCGGCCGGGAGGTGCGTCTCATCCGCGTCATGCCGAACACGCCCGCCCTGGTGCTGGAGGGCGCCACCGCGATCGCCCGGGCCGACGGGCTCGAGCCCGACGACCTGGACACCGCCAGCGAGATCTTCAGCGCCGTGGGGCGCGTCGTCGTGCTGGAGGAAGAGCTCATGGACGCGGTGACGGGCCTGTCCGGCTCGGGTCCGGCCTACGTGGCCCTAGTCTTAGAGTCGCTGGCCGACGGCGGCGTGAAGATGGGCCTCGACCGGATCACGGCCATGACCCTGGCGACCCAGACTGTGCTGGGCGCGGCCAAGCTCATCCTCGAGACCGGGATGCATCCCGGCGCGCTCAAGGACATGGTGAGCTCCCCCGGGGGCACGTCCATCGCCGGTATCGCGGCGCTGGAAGAGGGCGGCATCCGGACCACCTTCATCAAGGCGGTCGAGCGGGCCACGCAGCGGTCCAGAGAGCTGGGGCAGGGCGCCGCCTGA
- a CDS encoding YggT family protein, translated as MFVFSNLVLAAARILELVLWAYFWIIIARAVLSWVNPDPFNPIVRFLYRATEPVLRPIRHRLPTLTMGLDLSPMVVLLAIYFLESFLVGSLRDLAISLR; from the coding sequence ATGTTCGTCTTCAGCAACCTGGTGCTGGCGGCGGCGCGCATCCTGGAGTTGGTGCTGTGGGCCTACTTCTGGATCATCATCGCCCGGGCCGTGCTGTCGTGGGTCAACCCCGATCCGTTCAACCCCATCGTCCGCTTTCTCTACCGGGCCACCGAGCCCGTGCTGCGGCCGATTCGGCACCGGCTGCCCACTCTGACCATGGGGCTCGATCTGTCCCCCATGGTGGTGCTGCTGGCGATCTATTTCCTGGAATCATTCCTGGTCGGATCGCTGCGCGATCTGGCCATCAGCCTGAGGTAG
- the ftsA gene encoding cell division protein FtsA: MVGLDVGTTKICAVIAQPNSAHGIDIVGIGAAASRGLRKGVVVNIEATVDAIRQAVAEAEQMAGVEAAGVYAGVAGGHIRGINSRGAVTVSGKDREVTAADVQRAVEVARAVSLPQDREILHVLPQAFVVDDQDGIRAPVGMSGSRLEVEVHIVTGAVSAIHNVIRSVNRAGLAVYDVVLEPLASAEAVLSADEMELGVVLVDIGGGTTDLAFFRDGAVWHSAILPLGGDHVTNDIAVGLRAPVGDAEELKRRYGCALTALVSAEETIDVPSIGGRRPRQLSRQVLSGIIQPRMEEIITLAAREMVKLGFQGAATAGVVVTGGTSIMEGVPELAEAIFELPVRRGLPETVGGLADVVKSPIYATGVGLALYGARTGPPAGVDEAPAGGSEGGLGGLARRFMDWFGEIF; the protein is encoded by the coding sequence GTGGTCGGCCTGGACGTCGGCACGACCAAGATCTGCGCGGTCATCGCTCAGCCGAACTCTGCCCACGGCATCGACATCGTCGGCATCGGCGCCGCGGCTTCCCGCGGCCTGCGCAAAGGGGTTGTGGTCAACATCGAGGCCACGGTCGACGCGATCCGGCAGGCCGTCGCCGAGGCCGAGCAGATGGCCGGGGTCGAGGCCGCCGGCGTCTACGCCGGCGTCGCGGGAGGACACATCCGCGGGATCAACAGTCGCGGCGCGGTCACCGTGTCCGGCAAGGATCGCGAGGTGACGGCGGCCGACGTCCAGCGGGCCGTCGAGGTGGCCCGGGCCGTCAGCCTGCCCCAGGACCGGGAGATCCTGCACGTCCTGCCCCAGGCGTTCGTGGTCGACGACCAGGACGGCATCCGGGCCCCGGTCGGGATGTCGGGGTCCCGGCTGGAAGTCGAGGTCCACATCGTGACGGGCGCGGTCAGCGCGATTCACAACGTGATCCGCTCCGTGAATCGCGCCGGGCTCGCCGTGTACGACGTCGTCCTCGAACCGCTGGCCTCGGCGGAGGCGGTCCTGTCGGCCGACGAGATGGAGCTCGGCGTCGTCCTCGTCGACATCGGCGGCGGCACCACCGACCTGGCCTTCTTCCGGGACGGCGCCGTGTGGCACTCGGCGATCCTGCCTCTGGGCGGTGATCACGTCACCAACGACATCGCGGTAGGGCTGCGCGCGCCGGTGGGCGACGCCGAGGAGCTCAAGCGGCGGTATGGCTGCGCGCTCACCGCGCTCGTGTCCGCCGAGGAGACGATCGATGTGCCGTCCATCGGCGGACGCCGGCCGCGCCAGCTCTCCCGGCAGGTCCTGTCCGGCATCATCCAGCCCCGCATGGAAGAGATCATCACGCTGGCCGCCCGGGAGATGGTCAAGCTCGGCTTTCAGGGAGCCGCTACCGCGGGGGTGGTGGTCACCGGAGGCACCTCGATCATGGAGGGCGTCCCCGAGCTGGCCGAGGCCATCTTCGAGCTGCCCGTGCGACGCGGGCTGCCCGAGACGGTGGGCGGCCTCGCCGATGTGGTCAAGAGCCCGATCTATGCGACGGGGGTGGGGCTGGCCCTGTACGGCGCCCGGACCGGTCCGCCGGCCGGCGTCGACGAGGCGCCGGCCGGCGGCAGCGAAGGCGGCCTCGGCGGCCTGGCCCGGCGGTTCATGGATTGGTTCGGTGAAATCTTCTAA
- a CDS encoding polyphenol oxidase family protein: protein MSFVGYGEPPQFFTFGSLDALGLPHATTTRHCPGVGAGSESSGPFRPEAGRALAGAGLDLGRVAWARQVHEAEAVRVTPAGGFAGTGDVLVSAEPGVALSIFTADCLAIVLYDAEARAVAVAHVGWRGTVRGAAQAAVTALTGLGARPERLRAAIAPSIGPCCYEIDAPVAAEFRRAYPALWEAWVTPVRADHWLLDLWRANETLLARSGVPPAQIDNPRVCTACHPELFYSYRKGNRGRLVTLAALPR from the coding sequence ATGAGCTTCGTCGGGTACGGGGAGCCGCCGCAGTTCTTCACGTTCGGCAGTCTCGACGCGCTCGGGCTGCCCCATGCGACGACGACGCGGCATTGCCCGGGGGTCGGCGCCGGGTCGGAATCCTCGGGACCCTTTCGGCCGGAAGCCGGGCGGGCGCTGGCCGGCGCCGGCCTCGATCTCGGCCGGGTGGCCTGGGCGCGGCAGGTGCACGAAGCCGAAGCCGTGCGCGTCACGCCGGCCGGCGGGTTCGCCGGGACGGGGGACGTCCTCGTCAGCGCGGAGCCCGGCGTCGCGCTTTCCATCTTCACCGCGGACTGCCTGGCCATCGTGCTGTACGACGCGGAGGCCCGCGCGGTCGCCGTGGCCCACGTCGGCTGGCGGGGCACCGTGCGCGGCGCGGCCCAGGCGGCCGTGACGGCGCTGACCGGACTGGGCGCGCGCCCCGAGCGGCTGCGAGCGGCGATCGCGCCCTCCATCGGCCCCTGCTGTTACGAGATCGATGCGCCGGTCGCGGCGGAGTTCAGGCGGGCGTATCCCGCGCTGTGGGAGGCGTGGGTCACGCCGGTTCGTGCCGACCACTGGCTGCTCGACCTCTGGCGCGCGAACGAGACGCTCCTGGCGCGCTCCGGCGTCCCGCCCGCGCAGATCGACAACCCCCGCGTCTGCACGGCCTGTCATCCCGAGCTCTTCTACTCCTATCGCAAGGGCAACCGCGGTCGCCTCGTCACCCTCGCCGCGCTCCCGAGATGA
- a CDS encoding cell division protein FtsQ/DivIB yields MSKAGLVSPRGRAPALSDLGERDGLIARQRLPRPRRWRRLGRALTLTCCGLLVLAVQAAGVAWLLTTEHFAVRMVEVRGASRVSPDGILAAAGIAAGTNLWRLDRATVTARVESLPEVRRAELIRELPDRVVILVEERRPFTLVHGTRLHWVDEEGRALGEAREAVAPPAPVISGLTEEELAAMRTRPSPRARAAIALIRALLRSGSPLASQISEIDMSRRDGPVLYTDSGIEVRLGHEEWEQRLARLEGVLAQVGSQETAVSAIDLRYQDQVILKKGGRG; encoded by the coding sequence GTGAGTAAGGCCGGGCTCGTCTCCCCCCGCGGCCGCGCGCCCGCGCTCTCCGACCTGGGCGAGCGCGATGGGCTCATCGCCCGTCAACGGCTGCCCCGCCCCCGCCGGTGGCGCCGGCTGGGCCGCGCCCTGACGTTGACGTGTTGTGGCCTGCTGGTGCTGGCCGTGCAGGCAGCGGGGGTGGCGTGGCTGCTCACCACGGAGCACTTCGCGGTCCGGATGGTGGAGGTCCGGGGCGCCTCGCGGGTCTCGCCCGACGGGATCCTGGCCGCCGCCGGCATCGCGGCGGGCACCAATCTCTGGCGACTGGACCGGGCCACGGTGACGGCGCGCGTGGAGAGCCTGCCCGAGGTCCGACGCGCCGAGCTCATCCGGGAGCTGCCCGACCGTGTCGTCATCCTGGTCGAGGAGCGCCGGCCGTTCACGCTGGTCCACGGCACCCGGCTGCACTGGGTCGACGAGGAGGGCCGCGCCCTGGGCGAGGCGCGCGAGGCGGTGGCGCCGCCGGCGCCCGTCATCAGCGGGTTGACCGAGGAGGAGCTGGCGGCGATGCGGACCCGGCCGTCCCCCCGAGCCCGCGCGGCCATCGCGCTGATTCGCGCGCTGCTGCGTAGCGGCAGCCCGCTGGCCAGCCAGATCTCCGAGATCGACATGAGCCGCCGCGACGGTCCGGTCCTCTACACCGACAGCGGCATCGAGGTGCGACTCGGCCACGAGGAGTGGGAACAGCGCCTGGCGCGCCTCGAGGGCGTCCTGGCGCAGGTGGGGAGCCAGGAAACAGCAGTGAGCGCCATCGACCTCAGGTATCAGGACCAGGTCATCCTCAAGAAGGGAGGTCGGGGATAG
- the ftsW gene encoding putative lipid II flippase FtsW: protein MPRKLRPDWWLLGVAVLLLSVGVVMVYSASAIVAADRFDDPYLFLKKQLVWALLGGACLLGALHIDYRRLEGLGWPLLVTVGVLLILVLVPPLGQPINGTWRWLRFGPLSIQPAELAKLALIIYLAAFLARHRDQLGDWRRGFLPPLAVAGGLAALILAQPDLGNSLTLIAVTFALLYLAGSRLRHLLLLVAAAVPLLGLAVWLAPYRLRRITTFMDPWSDPRGSGFQIIQSWLAIGGGGLFGRGVGESRQKLFYLPEAHTDFIFAVLGEELGFIGASLVLAAFAVLVWRGLRVGLRAPDAFGTYLALGITALIATQTLVNLGVVTGLLPTKGLPLPFISFGGSALLTTMVATGLLLNVSQHANV, encoded by the coding sequence ATGCCCAGGAAGCTGAGGCCGGACTGGTGGCTGTTGGGGGTGGCGGTGCTGCTGCTGTCGGTCGGCGTCGTCATGGTCTATTCGGCGAGCGCCATCGTGGCCGCGGATCGCTTCGACGATCCCTACCTGTTCCTCAAGAAGCAGCTCGTCTGGGCCCTGCTGGGGGGGGCCTGTCTGCTGGGCGCGCTGCACATCGACTACCGGCGGCTGGAAGGTCTGGGCTGGCCCCTCCTGGTGACGGTCGGGGTGCTGCTGATCCTCGTGCTGGTGCCGCCGCTGGGGCAGCCGATCAACGGCACCTGGCGGTGGCTACGCTTCGGCCCCCTGTCGATCCAGCCAGCCGAGCTCGCCAAGCTCGCGCTCATCATCTATCTGGCCGCGTTCCTGGCCCGACACCGCGACCAGCTAGGCGACTGGCGGCGCGGCTTCCTGCCGCCCCTGGCGGTGGCCGGCGGCCTGGCCGCCCTGATCCTGGCCCAGCCCGATCTCGGGAACTCGCTCACGCTCATCGCGGTGACCTTCGCGCTGCTCTACCTGGCGGGCAGCCGGCTGCGGCACCTGCTCTTGCTGGTGGCCGCGGCCGTCCCCCTGTTGGGCCTGGCCGTGTGGCTGGCGCCTTACCGCTTGCGGCGGATCACGACGTTCATGGATCCGTGGTCGGATCCGCGGGGCAGCGGTTTTCAGATCATCCAGTCCTGGCTGGCCATCGGCGGCGGCGGCCTCTTCGGCCGCGGGGTGGGGGAATCGCGCCAGAAGCTGTTCTACCTGCCCGAGGCCCACACCGATTTCATCTTCGCCGTCCTGGGCGAGGAACTGGGCTTCATCGGCGCCAGCCTCGTGCTCGCGGCATTCGCGGTCCTCGTCTGGCGCGGCCTGCGCGTGGGGCTGCGGGCGCCGGACGCCTTCGGCACCTACCTGGCCCTCGGCATCACCGCCCTCATCGCCACCCAGACGCTCGTGAACCTGGGCGTCGTCACCGGGCTGCTGCCCACCAAGGGCTTGCCGCTGCCCTTCATCTCCTTCGGCGGGTCGGCGCTGCTCACCACGATGGTCGCCACCGGTCTGCTCCTCAACGTGTCGCAGCACGCCAATGTTTAA
- a CDS encoding DivIVA domain-containing protein, protein MRLTPLDIRQQQFTVRMFRGLDPQEVDAFLEDVAEDYESVLKENGLLREQLSALEERSRGLVDREKALQDTLLTTQRLAEEMKESARREAQLIMREAELRGDKYVEDLRAEEAHIRGQINELKRARRQVAEDLRATLDRYHRLFTLDLADDDAKDGDAR, encoded by the coding sequence ATGCGGCTCACTCCCCTCGATATCCGGCAGCAACAGTTCACGGTCCGGATGTTCCGTGGTCTCGATCCCCAGGAGGTCGACGCGTTTCTGGAGGACGTGGCCGAGGACTACGAGTCGGTGCTCAAGGAGAACGGGCTGCTCCGGGAGCAGCTGAGCGCTCTGGAGGAGCGCAGCCGGGGGCTGGTCGACCGCGAGAAGGCCCTGCAGGACACGCTGCTCACCACCCAGCGGCTGGCCGAGGAGATGAAGGAGAGCGCCCGCCGCGAGGCGCAGCTCATCATGCGGGAGGCCGAGCTCAGGGGCGACAAGTACGTGGAGGATCTCCGCGCCGAGGAGGCGCACATCCGCGGCCAGATCAACGAGCTCAAGCGGGCGCGCCGCCAGGTCGCCGAGGATCTGCGGGCCACGCTCGACCGGTACCACCGGCTGTTCACGCTGGATCTGGCCGACGACGACGCCAAGGATGGCGACGCCCGCTAG
- a CDS encoding DUF167 domain-containing protein yields the protein MATPASGTLVRVRVQPRAARNEIVGWRADEVLGVRVTAAPVEGRANAAVTELLAAALGLPRSAVRVARGERGRDKLVRVQGLSAGEIRNRLGAVEGRS from the coding sequence ATGGCGACGCCCGCTAGCGGCACGCTGGTGCGCGTCCGGGTCCAGCCGCGGGCCGCGCGGAACGAGATCGTGGGCTGGCGGGCCGACGAAGTGCTGGGCGTGAGGGTAACGGCCGCGCCGGTGGAGGGACGGGCCAACGCGGCGGTGACCGAGCTGCTGGCGGCCGCCCTCGGTCTGCCCCGCTCGGCCGTCCGGGTGGCCCGGGGCGAGCGCGGGCGCGACAAGCTCGTACGGGTGCAGGGATTGAGCGCCGGTGAGATCCGGAATCGGCTGGGCGCGGTGGAGGGAAGATCATGA
- the ftsZ gene encoding cell division protein FtsZ → MEKERGRRPLFELEETPQAAKIKVIGLGGGGSNAVSRMINAQFTGVDFIVANTDSQALRASPAPIKLHLGAKLTQGLGAGSNPAIGRDAALEDPEQITRLLEGADMVFITAGLGGGTGTGAAPVVASLAKDLGILTVAVVTKPFHFEGRRRMQQAEAGQDELRVVVDTLITIPNQRLLAVVERGTALMDAFKVADSVLHQAVQGISDLILVPGLINLDFADVRTIMSGMGMAMMGTGVGRGEHRALDAAHKAVASPLLDDSSIDGAKGVLINFTGGPDLSLHEVEEAARIVQEAANDEANIIFGAVIDHSLGDEVRMTVIATGFPEKRESLTPSGKVVDLPRVNRAPSLATAGAWRRRAAEVREDGDEAGGSDFDVPAFLRRQAD, encoded by the coding sequence ATGGAGAAGGAACGCGGCCGGCGTCCGCTGTTCGAGCTCGAGGAGACTCCCCAGGCGGCCAAGATCAAGGTGATCGGCCTGGGCGGCGGCGGTAGCAACGCCGTGAGTCGGATGATCAACGCGCAGTTCACCGGCGTGGACTTCATCGTCGCCAATACCGACAGCCAGGCGCTGCGCGCCTCACCCGCCCCCATCAAGCTGCACCTCGGCGCCAAGCTGACTCAAGGGCTCGGGGCCGGCTCCAACCCGGCCATCGGGCGCGACGCCGCGCTGGAAGACCCCGAGCAGATCACCCGCCTTCTCGAGGGGGCCGACATGGTCTTCATCACGGCTGGCCTGGGCGGGGGCACGGGCACCGGCGCCGCTCCCGTGGTGGCCTCGCTGGCCAAAGACCTCGGCATCCTCACCGTGGCCGTCGTGACCAAGCCCTTCCACTTCGAGGGGCGCCGGCGGATGCAGCAGGCCGAGGCCGGCCAGGACGAGCTGCGGGTCGTGGTCGACACGTTGATCACCATCCCCAACCAGCGCCTGCTCGCGGTCGTCGAGCGGGGGACGGCGCTGATGGATGCCTTCAAGGTCGCCGACTCCGTGCTCCATCAAGCGGTTCAGGGCATCTCCGACCTGATCCTGGTTCCCGGTCTCATCAACCTCGACTTCGCCGACGTGCGCACCATCATGTCGGGGATGGGCATGGCCATGATGGGCACCGGCGTCGGCCGCGGTGAGCACCGCGCCCTCGACGCGGCCCACAAGGCCGTGGCCAGCCCCCTGCTCGACGACTCCTCGATCGACGGGGCCAAGGGGGTGCTGATCAACTTCACCGGCGGCCCTGATCTGTCGCTGCACGAAGTGGAAGAGGCCGCCCGCATCGTGCAGGAGGCGGCCAACGACGAGGCCAACATCATCTTCGGCGCGGTCATCGACCACAGCCTCGGCGACGAAGTGCGAATGACGGTGATCGCCACCGGCTTCCCCGAGAAGCGGGAATCGCTGACACCTAGCGGCAAGGTCGTCGACCTGCCGCGCGTGAACCGGGCGCCCAGCCTGGCCACCGCCGGCGCCTGGCGGCGACGGGCGGCCGAGGTGCGGGAGGACGGCGACGAGGCCGGCGGCAGCGACTTCGACGTGCCGGCGTTCCTGCGGCGTCAGGCCGACTAG
- the murC gene encoding UDP-N-acetylmuramate--L-alanine ligase, giving the protein MFKRYRHIHFVGIGGSGMSGIAEILVNLGYRVTGSDQRRNEAVERLEQMGAKVVIGHDAAHVDAAHVVVYSSAVSPDNVEVHEARQRGIPTIPRAEMLAELMRLKYGIAVAGTHGKTTTTSMVGAVLAEARYDPTIVVGGRVMSLGSNARLGQGEYLVAEADESDGSFLTLAPTIAVITTIDAEHLDHYGTLDAIRAAFLAFVNKVPFYGCAVLCLDQPNIQMLIPRITKRVVTYGLESGADLVARHVRLAGLTSGFEVYQRGDLLGDCELHVPGQHNVLNALAAIAVGLDLEVPFTTIRTALAAFAGVQRRFQVRGQAAGVTVVDDYGHHPAEIRATLAAAKAGFDARVVTVFQPHRYSRTLHLRQDFLTAFNQADVLLVMDIYPAGEAPILGVSGADLADGIRAHGHRDVTYVGGDKGRVVERLAELTRPGDLVLTLGAGDVGHIGPELLLRLGAEPLRGRPTC; this is encoded by the coding sequence ATGTTTAAACGCTACCGGCACATCCACTTCGTGGGCATCGGCGGCAGCGGCATGTCAGGCATCGCCGAGATCCTGGTCAACCTGGGCTACCGGGTGACCGGCTCGGACCAGCGGCGCAACGAGGCGGTGGAGCGGCTCGAGCAGATGGGCGCGAAGGTCGTCATCGGCCACGACGCCGCGCACGTCGACGCCGCCCACGTGGTCGTCTACTCCTCGGCCGTCTCCCCGGACAACGTGGAGGTCCACGAGGCCCGGCAGCGGGGCATCCCGACCATCCCGCGCGCCGAGATGCTCGCCGAGTTGATGCGCCTCAAGTACGGCATCGCCGTCGCCGGGACGCACGGCAAGACCACCACGACGTCGATGGTCGGCGCGGTGCTGGCCGAGGCGCGCTACGACCCCACGATCGTGGTGGGCGGACGGGTCATGAGCCTGGGGTCCAATGCCCGCCTGGGCCAGGGGGAGTACCTGGTGGCCGAGGCCGACGAATCGGACGGCTCGTTCCTGACCCTGGCGCCCACCATCGCGGTCATCACCACCATCGACGCCGAGCATCTCGACCACTACGGCACCCTGGACGCCATCCGCGCGGCATTTCTGGCCTTTGTCAACAAGGTCCCCTTCTATGGCTGCGCCGTGCTGTGTCTGGACCAGCCCAACATCCAGATGCTCATTCCCCGCATTACCAAGCGCGTCGTCACGTACGGCCTGGAGTCCGGCGCCGACCTGGTGGCGCGCCACGTCCGCCTGGCCGGGCTCACCAGTGGCTTCGAGGTCTACCAGCGGGGCGACCTGCTGGGCGACTGTGAGCTCCACGTTCCCGGGCAGCACAATGTGCTCAACGCCCTGGCCGCCATCGCGGTCGGGCTCGATCTCGAAGTCCCGTTCACCACTATCCGGACGGCGCTGGCCGCCTTTGCCGGTGTTCAGCGTCGCTTCCAGGTGCGGGGTCAGGCTGCAGGCGTCACCGTCGTCGACGACTATGGTCATCACCCCGCCGAGATCCGCGCTACGCTGGCCGCCGCCAAGGCCGGCTTCGACGCGCGGGTGGTCACCGTGTTCCAGCCGCACCGCTATTCACGGACGCTCCACCTGCGTCAGGACTTTCTGACCGCATTCAACCAGGCCGACGTCCTCCTCGTGATGGACATCTACCCCGCCGGCGAGGCCCCCATCCTCGGCGTGAGCGGGGCCGACCTGGCCGACGGTATTCGGGCCCACGGTCACCGGGATGTCACGTACGTGGGGGGCGACAAGGGCCGCGTGGTGGAGCGGCTGGCCGAGCTCACGCGGCCGGGCGATCTCGTGCTGACGCTCGGCGCCGGCGACGTCGGCCACATTGGACCAGAACTATTGCTCCGACTCGGGGCTGAACCGCTCAGAGGGAGGCCCACATGCTAG